In Ignavibacteria bacterium, the sequence ACGCTCTTTGCTCTATGCTATTCTTCTTCGTCCAAATCATCGAGAAATGCAACAGCTCTTCGTAAATGCGGAATAACAATCGAACCACCAACAGTTAGTGCAACAGAAAAAATATCGTAAAACTCATCGCGTGTTGTTCCGAGCGATTTACATTTTTCGATATGATACGCAATGCAATCATCGCAACGCAGCACCATCGAAGAAACAAGCCCGAGCATTTCTTTTGTCTTTTCATCGAGCGCGCCTTTTTCGTACGTCAAAGTATCAACGCCGAAAAATCGTTTCACTGCGCGATTTCCTTCGCTTAAAATTTTCTCGTTCATCTTCGAACGAAACGCTTGAAATTCTTTATTCTTT encodes:
- a CDS encoding carboxymuconolactone decarboxylase family protein translates to MGKKNKEFQAFRSKMNEKILSEGNRAVKRFFGVDTLTYEKGALDEKTKEMLGLVSSMVLRCDDCIAYHIEKCKSLGTTRDEFYDIFSVALTVGGSIVIPHLRRAVAFLDDLDEEE